Proteins encoded by one window of Maliibacterium massiliense:
- a CDS encoding iron ABC transporter permease gives MRRSQKSSTPIASHDVHKRRCALLFAGAAALVLLLCVLSLCIGAVALSPGQVLRALFAPDAMDKSYQIVAFVRLPRMLAALLAGSALAVSGALLQGVLGNALASPGTIGVNAGAGLAAMLLAVLLPASIALAPAAAFTGALAASLLVYLIAARAGASRMGLVLAGVAVSTFLGSLTDTVLTLFPDTQMHRIAFMIGGFSGVSMSAITFALPYILCGLAAALLCSHDLNVLALGEETASSLGMRAGRMRMLLIICSALLAGAAVSFSGLLGFVGLIVPHAARALVGYDHKKLLPMCILLGGGFTLACDLLARILFAPFELPVGIVLSFLGGPFFIYLLINRKRGRIYD, from the coding sequence ATGAGACGCTCGCAAAAATCCTCTACCCCGATTGCTTCGCATGACGTACACAAGCGCCGCTGTGCGCTGCTTTTTGCAGGCGCGGCGGCGCTTGTGCTGCTGCTGTGCGTGCTGAGCCTGTGCATCGGGGCGGTGGCGCTCTCCCCTGGGCAGGTACTGCGCGCCCTCTTTGCGCCTGACGCCATGGATAAGAGCTACCAGATCGTGGCCTTCGTGCGCCTGCCGCGCATGCTGGCCGCCCTGCTTGCCGGCAGCGCCCTGGCCGTATCCGGCGCGCTATTGCAGGGGGTGCTGGGCAACGCGCTGGCAAGCCCCGGCACCATCGGCGTCAACGCGGGCGCGGGGCTTGCCGCCATGCTGCTTGCCGTGCTGCTGCCCGCAAGCATCGCCCTTGCGCCCGCCGCGGCCTTCACAGGCGCGCTGGCCGCGTCGCTGCTCGTATATCTGATCGCCGCCCGCGCAGGCGCCTCGCGCATGGGACTGGTGCTTGCGGGCGTGGCGGTGTCCACGTTTCTGGGATCGCTGACCGATACGGTGCTGACCCTCTTCCCCGATACCCAGATGCACCGCATCGCCTTTATGATCGGCGGCTTTTCCGGCGTGTCCATGTCCGCCATCACCTTTGCGCTGCCCTATATCCTCTGCGGGCTTGCGGCGGCGCTTTTATGCAGCCATGATCTCAACGTGCTGGCACTGGGCGAGGAGACCGCCTCCAGCCTGGGCATGCGCGCCGGTAGGATGCGCATGCTGCTGATCATCTGCAGCGCGCTGCTCGCGGGCGCTGCGGTGAGCTTCTCCGGCCTGCTGGGCTTTGTGGGGCTGATCGTGCCCCACGCCGCGCGTGCGCTCGTGGGATACGACCATAAAAAGCTGTTGCCCATGTGCATCCTGTTGGGCGGGGGGTTCACGCTTGCCTGCGACCTGCTTGCGCGCATCCTCTTTGCCCCCTTTGAGCTGCCCGTGGGCATTGTGCTCTCCTTTTTGGGCGGGCCGTTTTTCATCTACCTGCTGATCAACCGAAAGCGGGGGCGCATCTATGATTGA
- a CDS encoding ABC transporter ATP-binding protein, translated as MIELEHVSAGYAGAPVLRDISARFDKGSLTCIVGPNGCGKSTLLKVLGRLLAPSAGDLRLSGAPYAAYAPKAFARRVAMLPQTRSVPAISVASLVMHGRFPHLGFPRRPGAQDRRMAAQAMAQAGVEAWRARDVRTLSGGERQRVYLAMLLAQDADVLLLDEPATYLDINHQLEMLGLIDALHAQGKTVIMVLHDLAQALQHATHLLVLRQGALYAQGAPEDVFSSGALQDVFGVRNHRVRVDGQTHYLFTPRA; from the coding sequence ATGATTGAGCTGGAGCACGTATCTGCGGGCTACGCCGGCGCGCCGGTGCTGCGGGATATCAGCGCCCGTTTTGATAAAGGAAGCCTCACCTGCATCGTGGGGCCCAATGGCTGCGGCAAGAGCACGCTGCTGAAGGTGCTGGGGCGGCTGCTTGCCCCCAGCGCAGGCGATTTACGCCTCTCTGGCGCGCCCTACGCCGCCTACGCGCCCAAGGCTTTTGCGCGCCGCGTGGCCATGCTGCCCCAGACGCGCAGCGTGCCCGCCATCAGCGTAGCATCGCTGGTGATGCACGGGCGCTTCCCCCATTTGGGCTTTCCCCGCCGCCCGGGCGCACAGGACCGGCGCATGGCGGCGCAGGCCATGGCGCAGGCGGGCGTGGAAGCGTGGCGCGCACGGGACGTGCGTACCCTCTCGGGCGGGGAGCGCCAGCGCGTGTACCTGGCCATGCTGCTTGCGCAGGATGCGGACGTGCTGCTGCTCGACGAGCCGGCCACGTATCTGGATATCAACCACCAGCTGGAGATGCTGGGCCTGATCGACGCGCTGCACGCGCAGGGCAAGACCGTCATTATGGTGCTGCACGACCTTGCGCAGGCGCTGCAGCACGCGACGCATCTGCTCGTGCTGCGGCAGGGTGCACTTTATGCGCAGGGCGCACCCGAGGATGTCTTTTCCTCCGGCGCGCTGCAGGACGTGTTCGGTGTGCGCAATCACCGCGTGCGCGTGGACGGGCAGACGCACTATCTCTTTACCCCGCGCGCGTAG
- a CDS encoding FeoB-associated Cys-rich membrane protein yields the protein MNLIDIAVAMIVLGLVAGAIVGIVKRRAKGQGGCGCGCSGCPHAHDCRGQDVK from the coding sequence ATGAATCTGATTGACATCGCCGTTGCCATGATCGTGCTCGGCCTGGTGGCCGGCGCAATCGTGGGCATTGTAAAGCGGCGCGCGAAAGGCCAGGGGGGCTGTGGCTGCGGCTGCAGCGGCTGCCCCCACGCACATGACTGCCGCGGGCAGGATGTGAAGTGA
- the feoB gene encoding ferrous iron transport protein B, translated as MNIKMALAGNPNCGKTTMFNALTGSYQYVGNWPGVTVEKKEGKLKGHHRDVTIVDLPGIYSLSPYTLEEVITRDFLMQAHPDVMINIVDASNLERNLYLTTQLVELGIPTIIALNMMDVVKKRGERIDAAKLAQTLGCEVVETSAIRGAGMKELASRAIALAQSGKKTPPRHRFDSDVEQALRDISDVIKARVPREELLRWYAVKAFERDEKALAQLGLDADAQGALEAIRARLEDRADDDTESIITNARYRYIAGVVKACASRPQKRAATMSDKIDRVVTNRWLALPIFFAIMYVIYYVSISTVGDMTIGWVEALFGWIGEGAGALLASWGAAAWTQSLVVDGIIGSIGAIFTFVPQLMILFFFLSLLEDSGYMARVAFIMDRIFRKFGLSGKSFIPMLIGTGCSIPGVMASRTIENEKDRKMTIMLTPFIPCGAKLPVFAMFIALVFPDQPWVGPAIYLIAIVAVILSGIILKHTRRFSGDPTPFVMELPEYKLPRLKGVAIHMWERARSFIKKAGSIIFIACALLWVLQNFNFAFQYIGAERIDESILAGIGNAIRWIFIPLGFGDTWAAPVATVTGLIAKEVVVATFASVGSVTPIVFTQVTAFAFMIFTIFAAPCFAAIGAMHREFGNWKDTLFAICYQTGTAYVLAMLVNLVGGWIFSGTPATAPQALDIGAMEEAAEGAIINGDIVLYVFGAVLLIALAIIFINKVRGGRRSSPGARRNAA; from the coding sequence TGATCACCCGCGACTTTCTGATGCAGGCGCATCCGGATGTCATGATCAATATTGTTGATGCGTCGAACCTGGAGCGCAACCTGTATTTAACCACCCAGCTGGTGGAACTGGGTATCCCCACCATCATTGCGCTGAACATGATGGATGTGGTCAAAAAGCGTGGCGAGCGCATCGACGCGGCCAAGCTTGCCCAAACGCTGGGCTGCGAGGTGGTGGAGACCTCCGCCATCAGAGGCGCGGGCATGAAGGAGCTCGCTTCGCGCGCCATCGCCCTGGCGCAATCGGGCAAAAAGACCCCGCCGCGGCACCGCTTTGACAGCGACGTGGAGCAGGCCCTGCGCGATATTTCCGATGTGATCAAGGCGCGCGTGCCGCGCGAGGAGCTGCTGCGCTGGTACGCCGTCAAGGCCTTTGAGCGCGATGAGAAGGCGCTGGCCCAGCTGGGACTGGACGCCGATGCGCAGGGCGCGCTGGAAGCCATCCGCGCCCGTCTGGAGGACAGGGCGGACGACGATACAGAGAGCATCATCACCAATGCGCGCTACCGCTACATCGCGGGCGTCGTCAAGGCATGCGCGTCCCGCCCGCAAAAGCGGGCCGCTACCATGTCCGATAAGATCGACCGCGTCGTCACCAACCGGTGGCTGGCGCTGCCCATCTTTTTCGCGATCATGTACGTGATTTACTATGTATCCATCTCCACGGTGGGAGATATGACCATCGGCTGGGTGGAGGCGCTCTTTGGCTGGATTGGCGAGGGCGCGGGCGCGCTGCTTGCCAGCTGGGGCGCGGCGGCGTGGACGCAGAGCCTGGTGGTGGACGGCATCATCGGCAGCATCGGCGCGATCTTTACCTTTGTGCCGCAGCTGATGATTCTGTTCTTCTTCCTGTCGCTATTGGAGGATTCCGGCTACATGGCGCGCGTGGCGTTCATCATGGACCGCATCTTCCGCAAATTCGGCCTGTCGGGCAAATCCTTCATCCCCATGCTCATCGGCACTGGCTGCTCCATCCCGGGCGTCATGGCCAGCCGCACCATTGAAAACGAGAAAGACCGCAAGATGACCATCATGCTCACGCCGTTCATCCCCTGCGGGGCCAAGCTGCCGGTGTTTGCCATGTTCATCGCGCTGGTCTTTCCAGATCAGCCCTGGGTGGGCCCCGCCATCTACCTGATCGCCATCGTGGCGGTGATTCTTTCGGGCATCATCCTCAAACACACCAGGCGCTTTTCCGGCGACCCCACCCCCTTTGTGATGGAGCTGCCGGAATACAAGCTGCCCCGCCTCAAGGGCGTGGCCATCCACATGTGGGAGCGCGCCCGCTCCTTTATTAAAAAGGCGGGCAGCATCATCTTTATCGCCTGCGCGCTCCTGTGGGTGCTGCAGAACTTTAACTTCGCCTTCCAGTACATCGGCGCCGAACGCATCGATGAGAGCATTCTGGCGGGCATCGGCAATGCCATCCGCTGGATATTCATTCCGCTGGGCTTCGGCGATACTTGGGCCGCGCCTGTGGCCACGGTCACCGGCTTGATCGCCAAGGAAGTGGTGGTTGCCACCTTCGCTTCCGTGGGTTCGGTCACGCCCATCGTCTTTACCCAGGTGACCGCGTTCGCCTTTATGATCTTTACCATCTTCGCCGCCCCGTGCTTTGCCGCCATCGGCGCCATGCACCGTGAGTTCGGCAACTGGAAGGATACCCTCTTTGCCATCTGCTACCAGACGGGCACCGCCTACGTGCTGGCCATGCTAGTGAACCTGGTGGGTGGCTGGATATTCTCCGGCACGCCGGCCACCGCGCCCCAGGCGCTGGATATCGGCGCGATGGAGGAGGCGGCTGAGGGCGCTATCATAAACGGCGATATCGTGCTGTATGTCTTTGGCGCGGTGCTGCTGATCGCCCTTGCAATCATCTTCATCAACAAGGTGCGCGGCGGCCGCAGGTCCTCCCCGGGCGCGCGGCGCAATGCCGCGTAA